The Panthera uncia isolate 11264 chromosome C1 unlocalized genomic scaffold, Puncia_PCG_1.0 HiC_scaffold_3, whole genome shotgun sequence genome includes a region encoding these proteins:
- the LOC125910898 gene encoding 40S ribosomal protein S14-like: protein MCQKSPEVVVMGSDSNLLSGGGVWRRHAEIAPLKGKEKKEEQVISLRSQVAEGENVFGVHHIFASFSDTIVQVTDLSGKETICFVTSEMKVKADRDESSPFAAMLAAQDVAQRYKELGTASLHIQLQATGANRTKIPGPGAQSALRAIVHSGMKIGQIEEATPIPSDSTCRKGGCCGHRL from the exons ATGTGCCAGAAGAGTCCTGAAGTAGTAGTGATGGGATCAGACAG TAATTTGCTTTCTGGTGGTGGAGTCTGGAGAAGACATGCGGAAATCGCACCTctcaaggggaaggaaaagaaggaagaacaggtCATCAGCCTCAGATCTCAAGTGGCTGAAGGAGAAAATGTGTTTGGTGTCCACCACATCTTTGCATCCTTCAGTGACACTATTGTCCAGGTCACTGATCTTTCTGGCAAGGAAACCATCTGCTTTGTGACTAGTGAGATGAAGGTGAAGGCTGACCGAGATGAGTCCTCTCCCTTTGCTGCCATGTTGGCTGCCCAGGATGTAGCCCAAAGGTACAAGGAGCTGGGCACCGCTTCCCTCCACATCCAACTCCAGGCCACAGGAGCAAATAGGACCAAGATCCCTGGCCCTGGAGCCCAGTCAGCCCTCAGAGCCATTGTCCACTCAGGAATGAAGATCGGGCAGATTGAGGAAgccacccccatcccctctgATAGCACCTGTAGGAAGGGGGGTTGCTGTGGTCACCGTCTATGA